The following are from one region of the Simiduia agarivorans SA1 = DSM 21679 genome:
- a CDS encoding TonB-dependent receptor: MRPFTKHPLSLLISASVLALSLPALAQDDAEDKELLEEITVTATKRAASVADIPFNISAIGEKELRKRNITDLKALLQDSVEISAPANSARVADSVTVRGLNVSPVNQNNLEFFVRSTLAYYLDETPLPNIGYRIKDIARVETLLGPQGTLYGSGSLGGTIRYITNQPEFDEFTADFNTGLYQTAGGGLSSDTDIVVNLPLSENLALRGSLAYLDEAGYTDRVISPSFRDGQNGNPPAWTNPNGSDRSVYENDDYQRATTGKLALAWKINDDAKLTLTHATQNQLAHGSRGGTLDPDAAEDTFQYDMDTVVGRYEEFSDRSFDLTSVDLEWALGFADLASSTSYFKDSREGQANYGIGFVYYGDWGWSGLTPENTSESPYMLFDNTYSGLSHETRLVSNNEGPLNWVGGIYYTEQKRNLTFSERFPTLDQVGGIDRDAVGGDVDEGYSEDINSNYKELAVFGELTYAITDKWDVTGGIRVFNYSDEADPQITDYAFGLVDTKGAIENKESGKRFYKLNTSYDLTDDMMLYATASQGFRRGGTNGFKDLGGNTVADTTQNYEPDSVDNYELGIKGNLFDDKLYVQTNVYRINWKNTQTYFSQDVNFFPLNGTVNGPDAVSKGWEFSSRLSVTDHISLTYGTATTQAEWAETKEVCTYSDGSECRTWEKGGKLGGAPKWRHKLGVNFDTTLDNGLGLSASLRGSYTSKIQSDRADSPDEEVYEYDAYTLWHANAGVSSDNWDAGLWIQNLANERAEVSYQSENYVGDRLITTMPRTVGVNFSYHW, encoded by the coding sequence ATGCGCCCATTTACCAAACACCCACTCAGTCTGTTGATATCTGCCTCAGTGCTGGCGCTCAGCCTGCCCGCATTGGCCCAGGACGATGCCGAAGACAAAGAATTGCTCGAAGAAATTACCGTCACCGCGACCAAGCGTGCCGCCAGCGTGGCGGATATTCCCTTTAACATTTCCGCCATTGGTGAGAAAGAACTGCGCAAGCGCAACATCACCGACCTGAAAGCCCTGCTGCAGGATTCGGTTGAGATCAGCGCCCCGGCCAACTCGGCGCGGGTAGCAGACTCCGTCACCGTGCGCGGTCTGAACGTCTCGCCGGTTAACCAGAACAACCTGGAGTTTTTCGTCCGCTCTACACTGGCTTATTACCTGGATGAAACGCCGCTGCCCAACATCGGCTACCGGATCAAGGATATTGCCCGGGTGGAAACCCTGCTCGGCCCACAGGGCACCCTGTACGGTTCCGGCAGCTTGGGCGGCACCATCCGCTACATTACCAACCAACCGGAATTTGATGAATTCACCGCCGACTTCAATACCGGCCTGTATCAGACCGCCGGCGGCGGTCTGAGCTCAGACACCGATATCGTAGTAAACCTGCCGTTAAGTGAAAACCTGGCTCTGCGCGGCTCGCTCGCCTATCTGGACGAAGCCGGTTACACCGACCGGGTAATTTCACCGTCCTTCCGCGACGGCCAGAACGGCAACCCACCGGCCTGGACCAACCCGAACGGTTCCGACCGCAGCGTGTATGAAAACGACGATTACCAGCGCGCCACCACCGGCAAACTGGCACTGGCCTGGAAGATCAACGACGACGCCAAGCTGACCCTGACCCACGCCACCCAGAATCAACTGGCGCACGGTTCACGCGGCGGCACCCTGGACCCGGATGCGGCCGAAGACACTTTCCAGTACGACATGGATACCGTTGTTGGCCGCTACGAAGAATTTTCCGACCGCAGCTTTGACCTCACCAGTGTGGATCTGGAGTGGGCACTTGGCTTTGCTGATCTGGCGTCCTCTACGTCCTACTTTAAAGACAGCCGCGAAGGCCAGGCCAACTACGGCATCGGCTTTGTGTACTACGGCGACTGGGGCTGGAGCGGCCTGACACCGGAAAACACCAGCGAAAGCCCGTACATGTTGTTCGATAACACCTATTCCGGCCTGAGCCATGAAACCCGCCTGGTGTCCAACAATGAAGGCCCGCTGAACTGGGTAGGCGGTATCTACTACACCGAACAAAAACGCAACCTGACGTTCTCCGAGCGCTTCCCGACGTTGGATCAGGTGGGCGGCATCGATCGCGACGCGGTGGGTGGTGACGTGGATGAAGGTTATTCGGAAGACATCAACTCCAACTATAAGGAATTGGCTGTGTTCGGCGAGCTGACCTATGCCATTACCGACAAGTGGGATGTGACCGGTGGTATCCGGGTATTCAACTACTCCGATGAAGCTGACCCGCAAATTACCGATTATGCCTTCGGCCTGGTGGACACCAAAGGCGCCATCGAGAACAAAGAAAGCGGTAAGCGTTTTTACAAGCTGAACACCTCCTATGACCTCACCGATGACATGATGCTGTACGCGACCGCATCTCAGGGCTTCCGCCGCGGCGGCACCAACGGTTTTAAAGATCTGGGCGGCAACACTGTGGCCGACACCACCCAGAATTATGAGCCGGATTCTGTCGACAACTATGAATTGGGTATCAAGGGTAACCTGTTTGACGACAAGCTGTATGTACAGACTAACGTCTATCGCATCAATTGGAAAAACACCCAGACCTACTTCAGCCAGGACGTGAATTTCTTCCCGCTCAACGGCACCGTGAACGGCCCGGATGCGGTATCAAAAGGCTGGGAATTTTCTTCTCGTCTGAGCGTGACCGATCACATCTCTCTGACCTATGGCACTGCCACTACACAGGCCGAGTGGGCTGAAACCAAGGAAGTATGTACCTATTCCGATGGTTCCGAGTGTCGCACCTGGGAGAAAGGCGGCAAGCTGGGCGGCGCACCTAAGTGGCGCCATAAACTCGGTGTGAATTTTGACACTACGCTCGATAACGGTTTGGGGCTTAGCGCCAGTTTACGTGGGTCCTACACCAGCAAAATCCAGAGCGATCGCGCCGACTCACCGGATGAGGAAGTGTACGAGTACGATGCATACACCCTGTGGCACGCCAACGCAGGTGTCAGCAGCGACAACTGGGATGCCGGTCTGTGGATTCAGAACCTGGCCAACGAACGCGCTGAGGTGTCTTATCAATCTGAGAACTACGTGGGCGATCGTCTGATTACCACCATGCCACGCACCGTGGGCGTGAACTTCTCCTACCACTGGTAA
- a CDS encoding chalcone isomerase family protein — MRWLVFLIAMGVAGVTLGCEKPADLVQVGEGKLRVWGFSIYTATSYRCADTRLGDGSQVQGPFMLSLTYARDIDRNALLDATRDQWQRLGLAKDQGPAWLSALASLWPDVKKGDRLSLFIDRAGQSMFYLNDRRLGEIAEPAFGPAFAAIWLHPDASYQQVRTALLGGS; from the coding sequence GTGCGTTGGCTTGTCTTTCTAATCGCGATGGGCGTTGCAGGGGTGACATTGGGCTGTGAGAAGCCGGCCGATCTGGTGCAGGTTGGCGAGGGCAAATTGCGGGTCTGGGGTTTTTCCATTTACACCGCCACCAGTTACCGGTGTGCCGATACCCGCCTGGGCGATGGTTCGCAGGTGCAGGGCCCCTTCATGCTGTCGCTGACCTACGCCCGCGATATTGATCGGAACGCGTTACTCGATGCCACCCGCGACCAGTGGCAGCGGCTCGGGCTGGCAAAAGACCAGGGGCCTGCCTGGTTGTCGGCGTTGGCGTCACTTTGGCCCGATGTGAAAAAGGGCGATCGGTTGAGCCTGTTTATCGACCGCGCGGGCCAGAGTATGTTTTATCTGAATGACCGGCGCCTGGGCGAAATCGCCGAGCCAGCCTTTGGCCCGGCGTTCGCCGCCATCTGGCTGCACCCGGATGCGAGTTATCAGCAGGTGCGCACTGCGCTGTTGGGAGGTTCATGA
- a CDS encoding MATE family efflux transporter, with protein sequence MQDSTAQRRSQVLDKGLWGMTKPMLLEQALVLSIPMTDLFFLSRVSDDAAAAVGAITPILYFAFTCLWVVAFAGSALTSQRIGNDDYDQANTTIGVYGLWLTGLSVLAALAVYAGGPVIANLMGLPGTINTDAVTYLQITAWMIGVWGIHAFTHSVLTIYGLPHWNLVANSAYFISNVVGNSVVVFGLFGAPEMGLVGVAWVSVLSSLLGVLVAAMAIVIRLRLAIIWSRVMTEFRRHSRQLGRIALPSIAEPLSFDGQMIVLSAIVAVGGATELAARAYTFNTFMALLIVTIAISTATEVMVGQYVGARNYRKANAQLHQSLKAAFIGAGLIGVMFTALAPQIMSLYTDEASLIAMAYVYFGLSLLAEPGRTVNIIVGNSLRGTGDGWYISVTGILFSWLIAVPLAWWLAVEQGMGLVGVLISAALDEGCRSFIYYARWRAGHWQHKNAIAREGLESSR encoded by the coding sequence ATGCAGGATTCTACCGCCCAACGTCGTAGCCAGGTTCTGGACAAGGGACTCTGGGGCATGACCAAGCCCATGCTGCTGGAGCAAGCATTGGTGCTCAGCATCCCCATGACCGACCTGTTTTTCCTGAGCCGGGTCTCGGACGATGCAGCCGCCGCCGTGGGCGCGATCACCCCCATTCTTTATTTTGCCTTTACCTGCCTGTGGGTTGTGGCCTTTGCCGGCTCTGCGCTCACGTCCCAACGCATCGGGAACGATGACTACGATCAGGCCAACACCACCATCGGCGTCTACGGGCTCTGGCTCACGGGGCTTTCTGTATTGGCAGCCCTGGCGGTTTACGCCGGTGGCCCGGTGATTGCCAACCTGATGGGTTTGCCCGGCACGATCAATACCGACGCGGTCACCTACCTGCAGATCACCGCCTGGATGATCGGTGTGTGGGGAATCCATGCATTCACCCATAGCGTGCTGACTATCTATGGCTTACCGCACTGGAACCTGGTCGCCAACAGCGCCTACTTCATCAGCAATGTGGTGGGTAATTCCGTGGTGGTTTTCGGCCTGTTCGGGGCGCCGGAAATGGGCTTGGTGGGGGTTGCCTGGGTCAGTGTGCTGTCGTCGCTGCTGGGCGTGCTGGTTGCGGCAATGGCGATTGTGATCAGACTCAGGCTCGCCATAATCTGGTCCCGGGTGATGACCGAATTCCGGCGCCACAGCCGCCAGCTGGGCCGCATTGCCCTGCCCTCTATTGCCGAACCACTCAGCTTTGACGGCCAGATGATTGTGCTGAGTGCCATCGTCGCGGTCGGTGGCGCCACCGAACTGGCAGCGCGCGCCTACACCTTCAATACTTTCATGGCGCTGTTGATCGTGACCATCGCCATCAGCACCGCCACCGAAGTCATGGTGGGCCAGTATGTGGGCGCAAGGAATTACCGCAAAGCCAATGCCCAGCTACACCAGAGTCTGAAAGCCGCCTTTATCGGCGCCGGCCTGATCGGTGTCATGTTTACGGCATTGGCGCCACAGATCATGAGCCTGTACACGGACGAGGCCAGCCTGATTGCCATGGCCTATGTGTATTTTGGACTGTCCCTGCTGGCGGAACCCGGCCGCACCGTCAATATCATTGTGGGTAATTCACTGCGTGGCACCGGTGATGGCTGGTATATATCGGTCACCGGCATACTGTTCAGCTGGCTCATCGCCGTGCCCCTCGCCTGGTGGCTCGCAGTTGAACAAGGCATGGGACTGGTGGGCGTATTGATCTCGGCAGCGTTGGATGAGGGATGCCGGTCGTTTATCTACTATGCCCGCTGGCGGGCAGGCCATTGGCAGCACAAGAACGCCATTGCACGGGAAGGACTGGAATCATCCCGATAA
- a CDS encoding DMT family transporter: MDEPPQHTQRDSTGAWLAVGSITLFSAKPIFIKWAYEYGVDATTLMTLRLLISAPFFLLAGAWAIRQRRPSVRDGVLAAGLGLLGAYLSGWLDMAGLMFIPAQLERMLLFTYPIFTVLLGWLLCRTPVTRAIGVCMLLTYSGLALMFGADYALHGDNITVGTLLVLAASFSFALYMILSQPPIHRMGSVAFTAIMMLSATVAICLHHAVVGPMTDQHTSLAAQPLEIWVIAGLLAGLCTVTPAFMGSEAVKRLGPQQVSLMGNAGPIITSLLAVGFLGEVLSLQHALGMALIVIGIAILQRPPSGWRRPKLRPAGSR; this comes from the coding sequence ATGGACGAACCACCACAACACACGCAACGCGACAGCACCGGCGCCTGGCTCGCCGTCGGCTCCATTACGCTGTTTTCAGCCAAGCCCATTTTTATCAAGTGGGCCTACGAATACGGCGTGGACGCCACCACGCTGATGACCCTGCGGCTGCTGATCTCGGCACCGTTTTTCTTGCTGGCGGGCGCGTGGGCAATCCGCCAGCGACGCCCCAGTGTGCGCGATGGGGTGCTGGCCGCAGGACTTGGCCTGTTGGGTGCCTACCTGTCCGGTTGGCTGGATATGGCCGGGTTGATGTTCATTCCGGCACAGCTCGAACGCATGTTGCTGTTTACCTACCCTATTTTTACGGTGCTGCTGGGTTGGCTCTTGTGCAGAACCCCGGTCACGCGCGCCATTGGTGTGTGCATGCTGCTGACCTATTCCGGCCTGGCTCTGATGTTCGGCGCCGATTACGCGCTGCACGGCGACAATATCACTGTCGGTACCCTGCTGGTGCTGGCCGCTTCCTTCAGCTTTGCGCTCTACATGATTCTGAGCCAGCCACCCATTCACCGCATGGGTTCCGTTGCGTTTACGGCGATCATGATGTTAAGCGCCACTGTCGCGATTTGCCTGCATCATGCCGTGGTCGGCCCCATGACGGACCAGCACACGTCACTGGCGGCCCAACCGCTTGAAATCTGGGTGATTGCCGGGCTGCTGGCCGGCCTCTGCACGGTGACGCCGGCATTCATGGGCAGTGAGGCGGTCAAGCGGCTCGGGCCGCAACAGGTGAGCCTGATGGGCAATGCCGGCCCGATTATCACCAGCCTTCTGGCGGTCGGATTTCTGGGAGAAGTCCTGAGTTTGCAGCATGCGCTGGGCATGGCGCTGATCGTGATTGGGATTGCGATATTACAGCGTCCGCCGTCGGGCTGGCGGCGCCCCAAACTGCGCCCCGCGGGATCACGGTAG
- a CDS encoding ribonucleotide-diphosphate reductase subunit beta, producing MLSWDDYESEAPIAKPEPQPATAPAAAPVQPAVQAEPVAAQAAASEPANDAVAKAREAIANLDTAAGVADLEMGAARVQVDDKRMINCRADLNQLVPFKYEWAWQKYLDGCANHWMPQEINMTADVALWKSNDGLTEDERRIVMRSLGYFSTADSLVANNLVLAIYRLITNPECRQYILRQGFEEAIHTHAYQYCIESLGMDEGEVFNMYRELPSVANKAAWSLKHTQSLSDPTFKTGTPETDQELLRNLIAFYVVTEGIFFYCGFTQILAMGRRNKMTGVSEQFQYILRDESMHLNFGIDVINQIKLENPHLWTAEFKQEVVQMVLEGTELEIAYARDSMPRGVLGMNAATMEEYLHFIANRRLAQLGLGEQFPGAQNPFPWMSEIMDLRKEKNFFETRVIEYQTGGALSWE from the coding sequence ATGCTGAGTTGGGACGACTACGAATCAGAAGCCCCCATTGCCAAACCCGAACCGCAACCGGCCACTGCCCCAGCCGCTGCCCCCGTGCAGCCGGCTGTTCAGGCAGAGCCGGTAGCGGCCCAAGCGGCCGCCAGCGAACCCGCCAACGATGCTGTGGCCAAGGCGCGCGAAGCGATCGCCAACCTGGACACAGCGGCGGGCGTCGCGGATCTGGAAATGGGCGCCGCCCGGGTGCAGGTAGACGACAAACGCATGATCAACTGCCGCGCCGACCTGAACCAGCTGGTGCCATTCAAATACGAATGGGCCTGGCAGAAGTACCTGGATGGCTGCGCCAATCACTGGATGCCCCAGGAAATCAACATGACCGCCGACGTGGCCCTGTGGAAATCCAACGACGGTCTGACCGAAGATGAACGCCGCATCGTGATGCGCTCGCTGGGTTACTTCTCCACCGCCGACTCTCTGGTAGCCAACAATCTGGTACTGGCCATTTACCGCCTGATCACCAACCCCGAATGCCGCCAGTACATTCTGCGTCAGGGTTTTGAAGAAGCAATTCACACTCACGCTTACCAGTACTGCATCGAATCACTGGGCATGGATGAAGGCGAAGTATTCAACATGTACCGCGAGCTGCCGTCGGTAGCCAACAAGGCGGCCTGGAGCCTCAAACACACCCAGTCGCTGTCGGACCCCACCTTCAAAACCGGTACGCCCGAGACCGACCAGGAACTGCTGCGCAACCTGATCGCCTTCTACGTGGTGACCGAGGGCATCTTTTTCTACTGTGGCTTTACCCAGATTCTGGCCATGGGCCGCCGCAATAAGATGACTGGTGTATCCGAGCAGTTCCAGTACATCCTGCGCGACGAATCCATGCACCTGAACTTCGGCATCGACGTGATCAACCAGATCAAGCTGGAAAACCCGCACCTGTGGACTGCCGAGTTCAAACAGGAAGTGGTTCAGATGGTGCTGGAAGGCACCGAACTGGAAATCGCCTATGCGCGCGACTCCATGCCCCGCGGCGTGCTGGGCATGAACGCGGCCACCATGGAAGAGTACCTGCACTTCATCGCCAACCGCCGCCTGGCTCAGCTGGGCCTGGGTGAACAGTTCCCGGGTGCACAGAACCCCTTCCCGTGGATGAGTGAAATCATGGATCTGCGCAAAGAGAAGAACTTCTTCGAAACGCGCGTGATCGAATACCAGACCGGTGGTGCCCTGAGCTGGGAGTAA
- a CDS encoding DUF3943 domain-containing protein, with protein sequence MKSRNLTEVARPLGLVSLILLAVLSPAQAQSQSGEPVFDAADLRYFSPDALQLASADEPVNEDLSWRERRAQKHADKPLYTPHAEPDFVVDRQCQLDRGRFTVDIFKPATCGEDRELFLDHNKLIMVGGFGVMYALYLMPPEYTNWDPESREAPLKNWVENVQKGPVWDEDPFWINYIGHPYFGGVYYQAARAAGYNQWNSFVYTALMSTFYWEYGLEAFYEIPSLQDMFVTPIGGALWGEFAFQKKLQLKASIARRGEASFLDKAGLFVLDPIDSVSGWINYGMGYQWIKRGTVGFTSAPPVAMNVQGYQGLQIQLEF encoded by the coding sequence GTGAAAAGTCGGAACCTTACTGAAGTCGCGCGGCCACTTGGCCTTGTTTCACTGATCCTGCTCGCCGTTTTATCCCCGGCGCAGGCACAGAGTCAATCCGGGGAACCGGTATTTGACGCGGCCGATCTCCGGTATTTTTCTCCCGATGCCCTTCAGTTGGCCTCGGCCGATGAGCCAGTGAACGAAGACCTGAGCTGGCGTGAGCGTCGCGCACAAAAACATGCCGACAAGCCCTTGTACACACCACATGCCGAGCCGGACTTTGTGGTAGACCGGCAATGCCAGCTTGATCGCGGCCGATTTACGGTAGACATTTTTAAGCCCGCCACCTGTGGTGAAGACCGCGAACTGTTTCTCGATCACAACAAGCTCATTATGGTGGGGGGCTTCGGTGTCATGTACGCCCTGTACCTGATGCCGCCCGAATACACCAACTGGGACCCCGAGTCGCGTGAAGCGCCGTTGAAAAACTGGGTTGAAAATGTGCAGAAAGGGCCAGTGTGGGACGAAGATCCATTCTGGATTAATTATATTGGCCATCCTTATTTCGGCGGTGTTTATTACCAAGCTGCACGAGCGGCGGGTTACAACCAGTGGAATTCCTTCGTATACACCGCGCTCATGTCCACGTTTTATTGGGAATACGGGCTGGAAGCCTTTTACGAAATTCCTTCTTTGCAGGACATGTTTGTCACGCCCATTGGCGGCGCCTTGTGGGGTGAATTTGCGTTTCAGAAAAAATTGCAGCTGAAGGCGTCCATTGCGCGTCGGGGCGAAGCCAGTTTTCTGGATAAAGCCGGTCTCTTTGTGCTGGACCCCATCGATTCAGTCAGCGGTTGGATCAATTACGGCATGGGTTATCAATGGATCAAGCGCGGCACCGTGGGCTTTACCAGTGCACCGCCCGTGGCCATGAATGTGCAAGGCTATCAGGGGCTGCAGATCCAATTGGAGTTCTGA
- a CDS encoding lysoplasmalogenase: protein MSNKMPRFNFWPIYSLFALAYLIALFFTLPVAVMAGLKVMPILLLLALLVHSPERPLWLWPAVIFSAAGDLLLALPIEQGFVFGLAAFLVAQLCYGFGFWRDRAPLSGQTKSRFLFVAGISAALAAVILPASGGLLIAVSLYLCAIAFMALGAARYNTGNATVFVGALLFVLSDSVIAINKFLWPFSASSWVIMVTYYAAQGLMVTGVLRHCRRVTG, encoded by the coding sequence ATGAGTAATAAAATGCCGCGTTTTAATTTCTGGCCTATCTATAGCCTGTTCGCCCTGGCCTATCTTATCGCCCTCTTTTTTACGCTGCCGGTGGCCGTTATGGCCGGCCTGAAGGTGATGCCTATTCTGCTCCTGCTGGCATTACTGGTGCATTCTCCCGAGCGGCCGCTTTGGCTGTGGCCGGCAGTCATATTTTCAGCCGCCGGCGACTTACTGCTGGCGCTGCCGATCGAGCAGGGCTTTGTGTTCGGACTGGCTGCATTTTTAGTTGCGCAATTGTGCTACGGCTTCGGGTTCTGGCGCGATCGCGCGCCGCTCTCGGGTCAGACAAAGTCGCGCTTTCTCTTTGTCGCGGGTATCAGCGCTGCGTTGGCGGCGGTGATATTGCCGGCAAGTGGCGGACTGTTGATTGCGGTCAGCCTGTATCTGTGTGCGATTGCCTTTATGGCCTTGGGCGCGGCCCGCTACAACACAGGCAACGCCACGGTATTCGTGGGTGCACTGTTATTTGTCCTGTCCGATTCGGTCATCGCCATCAACAAGTTCCTATGGCCTTTCAGCGCCAGCAGCTGGGTGATTATGGTGACCTATTACGCTGCTCAAGGGCTGATGGTGACCGGCGTGCTCCGTCATTGCCGACGCGTCACCGGCTGA
- a CDS encoding DUF3833 domain-containing protein, producing MMRWLWVSVVFLAGCGHVDIDHYRSSSPAFNLNEYFTGQTKAWGLVQNYRGEVVRRFNVGLCGYERDGQLILDEDFVYDDGETQFRQWRISPDGDGRWQGRADDIIGVAEGAEAGFALQWAYQMDLEVDDTVYRVSFDDWMYRLDEQHVFNRAAIKKWGFTVAEVTLFFEKRAPDCQPVTRRQ from the coding sequence ATGATGCGCTGGTTGTGGGTTTCTGTGGTGTTTCTGGCCGGGTGTGGTCACGTGGATATCGATCACTACCGGTCGTCGTCACCGGCATTCAATCTGAACGAATATTTTACCGGCCAGACCAAAGCCTGGGGCCTGGTGCAAAACTACCGGGGCGAGGTGGTGCGTCGCTTTAATGTGGGGCTCTGTGGCTACGAGCGGGATGGGCAGTTGATACTGGACGAAGATTTTGTCTACGACGACGGCGAGACCCAATTCCGGCAATGGCGGATCAGCCCGGATGGCGATGGCCGTTGGCAGGGCCGTGCCGACGACATTATTGGCGTAGCCGAAGGGGCTGAAGCCGGCTTTGCGCTTCAGTGGGCCTACCAGATGGATCTGGAGGTGGACGATACGGTCTACCGGGTCAGTTTTGACGACTGGATGTACCGCCTGGACGAACAGCACGTGTTCAACCGGGCGGCCATCAAAAAGTGGGGTTTTACAGTGGCCGAGGTCACGCTGTTTTTTGAAAAACGGGCGCCTGATTGTCAGCCGGTGACGCGTCGGCAATGA
- a CDS encoding GGDEF domain-containing response regulator — protein sequence MAKIFIVDDVEDNIKLLWYNLEDDGHEVASAMSGQECLDKAPGFEPDVILLDMMMPGMSGIETLTALKALPAMDNIPVIMVSANDSDDSIIDALDQGAHDFISKPFIYPVLEARVRSAVRLKQSQEELEAANGRLAMLASTDSLTQCVNRRQFFELSGSEFAKAKRHAHPLSVIMLDADKFKAINDTYGHAMGDEALLRIADVARGCIRESDILARLGGEEFAICCPGSTVDGAIRIAERIREAIAKEVIECNGQTAQFTVSMGVTEYTGAEQAFDQLLNRADRLLYRAKEEGRNRVISGV from the coding sequence ATGGCCAAGATTTTTATTGTCGATGACGTAGAGGACAACATTAAACTCCTCTGGTACAACCTAGAGGATGACGGCCACGAGGTAGCGTCCGCCATGTCGGGCCAGGAATGCCTGGACAAGGCACCCGGATTCGAGCCAGACGTCATTCTGCTCGATATGATGATGCCGGGAATGAGCGGCATCGAGACCCTGACGGCACTCAAAGCCCTGCCCGCCATGGACAATATTCCGGTCATTATGGTGTCGGCCAATGACAGCGACGACTCCATTATTGATGCGTTGGATCAGGGCGCGCACGACTTCATCTCCAAACCCTTTATTTACCCCGTACTTGAAGCAAGAGTGCGTTCTGCGGTCCGGCTCAAACAGAGTCAGGAAGAGCTCGAAGCAGCCAACGGCCGGCTGGCCATGCTGGCATCCACCGACTCCCTCACCCAATGTGTTAATCGCCGGCAGTTTTTTGAATTAAGTGGCTCAGAGTTCGCCAAAGCCAAGCGCCATGCCCACCCGCTTTCGGTGATCATGCTGGATGCGGACAAATTCAAGGCAATCAACGACACTTACGGGCACGCCATGGGTGACGAAGCCTTACTGCGTATCGCGGACGTCGCCAGAGGCTGTATCCGCGAGTCAGACATACTTGCCCGCCTGGGCGGTGAAGAGTTTGCTATTTGTTGCCCAGGCTCCACCGTGGACGGCGCCATCCGCATCGCCGAGCGTATCCGGGAGGCGATTGCCAAAGAGGTGATCGAATGCAATGGCCAAACGGCACAGTTTACGGTGAGTATGGGGGTTACCGAATATACCGGGGCAGAACAGGCGTTTGACCAATTATTGAACCGTGCCGACCGCCTGCTCTATCGCGCCAAAGAAGAGGGGCGCAACCGGGTGATTTCCGGCGTCTGA